A window from Thiosulfatimonas sediminis encodes these proteins:
- the hflX gene encoding ribosome rescue GTPase HflX — protein MELFDRFERQELEKAVLVHVDFYQEADREELDELYELVESAGAQICTLITTKRSYPDSKYFIGKGKAEEIKDAVALYEADVVIFNHALTPAQERNLNKYLEVNVLDRVGLILDIFAQRARSHEGKLQVELAQLKRMSTRLVKGWSHLDRQGGIGARGPGETQLESDRRLVQGRIKQLEAKIEKVRKQRDLGRRSRKRSELPTVTIVGYTNAGKSTLFNYLTSAGVYAEDRLFATLDSTLRKVHLPGAGSVIFADTVGFIRHIPHDLVTAFRSTLEETSEANLLIHLIDAADPHREEKIADVEAVIAEVGAADVPQLKIFNKIDALESPIEPKVDYSDDGFTPERVWISARDGLGVDLMMDAVASFFKGRFYKVRLELDVAAGKKRAQLYQLGTILEEGFDESGHSLFTMSLTEYEWNSIKDWPEFHRAELLNEL, from the coding sequence ATGGAATTGTTTGATCGCTTCGAGCGACAAGAATTAGAAAAAGCGGTTTTGGTGCACGTAGACTTTTATCAAGAGGCCGACCGCGAAGAATTGGATGAGCTTTATGAGCTAGTGGAATCGGCGGGTGCGCAAATTTGCACCTTGATTACCACCAAGCGAAGTTATCCGGATTCCAAATATTTTATTGGTAAAGGCAAGGCGGAAGAGATTAAGGACGCGGTGGCATTGTATGAGGCTGACGTGGTCATTTTTAACCACGCATTAACACCCGCTCAGGAACGAAATCTAAATAAATATTTAGAGGTCAATGTATTGGATCGCGTTGGGCTGATTTTGGATATTTTCGCACAACGTGCACGTTCGCATGAAGGGAAATTACAGGTTGAATTGGCGCAATTAAAGCGTATGTCAACGCGATTAGTCAAAGGTTGGAGTCACTTAGATCGACAAGGTGGAATTGGTGCGCGAGGGCCCGGTGAGACTCAGTTAGAGAGTGATCGTCGCTTGGTGCAAGGGCGCATCAAACAGTTAGAAGCGAAAATTGAGAAAGTTCGTAAACAACGTGATTTAGGTCGTCGTTCGCGTAAGCGTTCTGAGTTGCCGACTGTGACGATTGTTGGGTACACCAATGCGGGTAAATCGACGCTTTTCAATTACCTTACCTCGGCTGGCGTTTATGCTGAAGATCGTCTGTTTGCCACCTTGGATTCGACCTTGCGAAAGGTGCATTTACCGGGTGCAGGTTCGGTTATTTTTGCTGATACAGTCGGCTTTATACGCCATATTCCGCACGATTTAGTGACCGCATTCCGTTCGACATTGGAAGAGACCAGCGAAGCCAATTTGTTGATTCACTTGATTGATGCGGCGGATCCCCATCGTGAAGAGAAAATCGCGGATGTTGAGGCGGTAATCGCCGAGGTTGGCGCAGCCGATGTTCCGCAATTAAAAATCTTTAATAAAATTGATGCGTTAGAGTCTCCGATTGAACCTAAAGTGGATTATTCAGATGATGGTTTTACGCCGGAAAGAGTGTGGATTTCTGCACGCGATGGGCTTGGTGTTGATTTGATGATGGATGCGGTCGCGTCATTTTTTAAAGGGCGTTTCTATAAAGTTCGTTTGGAACTGGATGTCGCGGCGGGAAAAAAACGGGCGCAACTTTATCAATTGGGGACGATTTTAGAAGAGGGCTTTGATGAGTCTGGTCATAGTTTGTTTACCATGAGTTTGACTGAATACGAATGGAATAGCATTAAAGATTGGCCAGAATTTCACCGTGCCGAACTGCTTAACGAACTTTAA
- the hfq gene encoding RNA chaperone Hfq: MESKKIAKALPIQDPYLNALRKERINVSIYLVNGVKLQGKVDSFDQFVVLLRSNVTQMVYKHAISTIVPMRDPKPYEFGSDQNGATPES; encoded by the coding sequence ATGGAGAGTAAAAAAATAGCTAAGGCTCTGCCTATCCAAGACCCTTACCTTAATGCCCTACGTAAGGAACGTATTAACGTTTCTATCTATTTAGTTAACGGCGTTAAGTTACAGGGTAAGGTCGATTCATTTGATCAGTTTGTGGTGCTACTGCGATCGAATGTTACCCAGATGGTCTATAAACACGCGATTTCGACTATTGTGCCGATGCGTGATCCGAAGCCCTATGAGTTCGGAAGTGATCAGAATGGTGCTACGCCTGAGAGTTAA